One part of the Acetoanaerobium sticklandii genome encodes these proteins:
- a CDS encoding peptide MFS transporter, with product MSDMVVKNKRPFGFYVCSVAFMFERMAYYSAKYLIYVFVAATIATGGLGLTKVEAAYIQSNLVAFTYLAPIIGGYISDRFIGARYCVPVGIALMAAGYWIGASATDAVGMNIMVTLVAIGTGLFKGNVAAISGALFDDKEQLDSAFSTQYSFVNIGAFIGTTAVGLLVTKTFAHGDIQGFRAAFQVCAAICAIDLVWFLFGSKFLGEVGKKPFKLGKEVDKDVVVENKPLTKSEKKKVFAIILISTFSVIFWVFWYLTYLAAYDYGAAFINMNVSGFNVPLSWFDSLNSMACIALGPVLGVLWFKLSKTARGDLSLFKKLGIGLGLLGAAFLMLVFAEFSRGVGASDASKASLFWLIAFGLLLSVGEMFFSPLGNSFVSKYAPNKMVSVLMGVWIFATFIAGKSYGYLYEFASKFSVIQAYSVIPAILFVAAVMLFVFDKKLTTLLEDDSDDAEDALVS from the coding sequence ATGAGCGATATGGTAGTAAAGAACAAAAGACCATTTGGTTTCTACGTATGCAGTGTTGCATTTATGTTTGAAAGAATGGCATATTATTCAGCAAAATACTTAATTTATGTGTTTGTTGCAGCAACTATTGCTACTGGAGGGTTAGGATTAACAAAAGTAGAGGCTGCATATATCCAGTCAAACCTTGTTGCATTTACATATTTGGCACCTATTATTGGTGGATATATCTCAGACAGATTTATAGGAGCAAGGTATTGCGTACCAGTTGGTATAGCTCTTATGGCTGCTGGATACTGGATAGGAGCGTCAGCAACTGATGCTGTAGGTATGAATATAATGGTTACTCTTGTAGCTATTGGAACAGGGTTATTCAAAGGCAATGTTGCAGCTATTAGCGGTGCTTTATTTGATGATAAAGAGCAGCTTGATTCTGCTTTTTCAACTCAGTACTCTTTTGTTAATATAGGAGCATTTATTGGGACTACAGCTGTAGGATTGCTAGTAACTAAGACATTTGCACATGGTGATATACAAGGCTTTAGAGCAGCATTTCAAGTTTGTGCTGCAATTTGTGCAATTGATTTAGTATGGTTCTTATTTGGAAGTAAGTTTTTAGGAGAAGTTGGTAAGAAACCATTTAAATTAGGAAAAGAAGTAGATAAAGATGTAGTAGTAGAAAATAAACCTCTTACTAAGTCTGAAAAGAAAAAGGTATTTGCAATTATACTAATTTCAACTTTTTCAGTTATTTTCTGGGTATTTTGGTATCTTACATATCTAGCTGCCTATGATTACGGTGCAGCGTTTATTAATATGAATGTAAGTGGTTTTAATGTTCCACTTTCATGGTTTGACTCACTAAACTCTATGGCTTGTATAGCTTTAGGGCCAGTTCTTGGTGTGCTTTGGTTTAAATTATCAAAGACTGCAAGAGGAGACCTTAGTTTATTTAAAAAGCTTGGTATAGGACTTGGACTTCTAGGAGCGGCATTTTTAATGCTAGTGTTTGCAGAGTTTTCAAGAGGAGTAGGTGCAAGTGATGCATCTAAGGCAAGCCTATTTTGGCTGATTGCTTTTGGTTTACTTCTAAGCGTAGGAGAAATGTTCTTCTCGCCTCTAGGAAACTCATTTGTATCTAAATATGCTCCTAATAAAATGGTGTCAGTACTTATGGGAGTATGGATATTTGCAACTTTTATAGCAGGTAAATCATACGGATATCTATATGAATTTGCTTCAAAATTCTCAGTTATTCAAGCGTATTCAGTAATACCTGCAATATTATTTGTAGCTGCTGTGATGCTGTTTGTATTTGACAAAAAGCTTACTACTTTACTTGAAGATGACAGTGATGATGCAGAGGATGCTCTAGTATCATAA
- a CDS encoding M24 family metallopeptidase, which yields MKLNRLESILEKMKAENLEQMIISDPASIFYLTGKWIHPGERMLALYISTRGEHKLFVNKLFPITEDLGVEIVWFDDTNNAVEILSEVVLKDKSVGVDKNWPARFLIGLMELKAGSSYVNGSLIVDRVRMIKDEAEKDFMREASRLNDLAMEKLKNEVTKGHSEKELMQVLQGIYKELGTDGFSFEPILGFGANAANPHHSNTDKVAEIGDSIILDIGCAKNSYCSDMTRTVFLKEASDKAKEVFEIVLEANKRAINTVKPGVRFCDIDAAARDYIASKGYGEYFTHRTGHSIGIDVHDYGDVSAINTDKVEPGMIFSIEPGIYLPGEIGVRIEDLVLVTEDGCEVLNKADKELCIL from the coding sequence ATGAAATTAAACAGACTAGAAAGTATCTTAGAAAAAATGAAGGCAGAGAATCTGGAGCAGATGATAATTTCTGATCCAGCATCAATTTTTTACTTAACAGGTAAATGGATTCATCCAGGAGAGAGAATGCTAGCTCTTTATATCAGCACAAGAGGTGAGCATAAGCTGTTTGTAAACAAGCTTTTCCCTATAACTGAGGATTTAGGAGTAGAGATAGTTTGGTTTGACGATACAAACAATGCTGTAGAAATACTATCAGAGGTTGTTTTAAAAGACAAGTCAGTAGGAGTAGACAAAAACTGGCCAGCTAGATTTTTAATTGGATTAATGGAGCTAAAAGCAGGAAGCTCATATGTAAATGGTTCATTAATCGTAGACAGAGTGAGAATGATTAAGGATGAAGCAGAAAAAGACTTTATGAGAGAGGCTTCAAGACTTAATGATTTAGCAATGGAAAAGCTAAAAAATGAAGTAACTAAAGGTCACAGCGAAAAGGAATTGATGCAGGTGCTTCAAGGGATTTACAAAGAGCTAGGAACTGATGGATTCTCATTTGAGCCTATTTTAGGATTTGGAGCAAATGCAGCTAACCCTCACCACTCAAATACTGATAAGGTTGCTGAGATAGGGGATAGCATCATTCTAGATATAGGCTGTGCAAAGAATTCATATTGCTCAGATATGACTAGAACAGTGTTTTTAAAGGAAGCTAGCGACAAGGCTAAAGAGGTATTTGAAATAGTACTAGAAGCTAATAAAAGAGCTATTAATACTGTTAAGCCTGGAGTTAGATTCTGTGATATAGATGCTGCAGCTAGAGATTACATAGCATCTAAAGGCTACGGTGAATACTTCACTCATAGAACAGGACACTCTATAGGTATTGATGTACATGATTACGGCGATGTTTCTGCTATCAACACAGACAAAGTTGAGCCAGGAATGATATTCTCTATAGAGCCAGGTATCTATCTACCAGGAGAAATAGGAGTAAGAATAGAAGACCTAGTACTAGTTACTGAAGATGGTTGCGAAGTGCTAAATAAAGCAGATAAAGAGCTTTGCATATTATAG
- a CDS encoding DUF975 family protein — MWTRVELKLKAKDFLRMYYWKAFLVAFMIFIVGGNQNMLLNSGGSSGRGGQDAHYQGGQIIVDDPNSFVGRFTELMGMPGILALSIVIVLFVIGFFLIFRFFIGIPIEIGGRKFFLDGINEEPDVKSLGWVFKSGSYMNISITMFLTGIYNFLWFLLLIIPGIIKHYSYMMVPYILVENPNIEPSKAIRQSIQMTQGHKMNMFILDLSFLGWYILGTLMLGIGVLFVNPYYEATYAQLYISLKDNETIEY; from the coding sequence ATGTGGACTAGAGTGGAACTAAAATTAAAGGCTAAGGATTTTTTGAGAATGTATTACTGGAAAGCTTTTTTGGTTGCTTTTATGATATTTATAGTAGGAGGAAACCAAAATATGCTCCTCAATTCAGGAGGAAGCTCTGGAAGGGGAGGGCAAGATGCTCATTATCAAGGCGGGCAAATTATAGTTGATGACCCGAATTCCTTTGTTGGAAGATTTACAGAGCTGATGGGAATGCCTGGAATACTTGCTCTTTCTATTGTGATAGTGTTATTTGTGATTGGATTTTTTCTTATATTTAGATTTTTTATTGGAATTCCAATTGAAATAGGAGGAAGAAAATTCTTCCTAGATGGGATTAATGAAGAACCAGATGTAAAATCACTTGGATGGGTATTTAAATCTGGTTCATACATGAATATATCAATTACTATGTTTTTAACTGGAATATATAATTTCTTATGGTTTTTGCTACTGATAATTCCTGGAATAATAAAGCATTATTCCTATATGATGGTTCCTTATATTTTAGTTGAAAATCCAAATATTGAACCTTCTAAGGCAATAAGACAAAGTATTCAAATGACACAGGGACATAAAATGAATATGTTTATTTTAGATTTATCATTTTTAGGCTGGTATATTTTAGGAACCTTGATGCTAGGAATTGGAGTTTTGTTTGTAAATCCCTATTATGAAGCGACTTATGCTCAGTTATATATATCTTTAAAGGATAATGAAACTATTGAGTATTAA
- the ilvA gene encoding threonine ammonia-lyase produces the protein MEKNYDASSTVSNIQYIFNFEGAHKRIEQVLRPTNLIHSTFFSSYCSNNVYIKPENLQTTGAFKIRGAYNKISKLNSEQKSQGLISSSAGNHAQGVAYASKELGVTATIVMPKTTPLIKVESTKKYGANIVLHGDCYDEAYEEAKRLESSENMLFIHPFDDADVIEGQGTIAIEILKEAPNLDVIIVPVGGGGLIAGVAACAKALNPNIKIIGVEPEGANAMSLSMKNNKLTCLEKVCTIADGVAVKNPGNLTYELIKTYVDEIVEVSDFEIMEAFLLLMQNHKLVGENSGVLPFAALRKIKEKNKNIACIISGGNIDFLTISSLINQGLVSMGRIFCFSVNLPDKPGELAKISNLLAKLGANVIKLDHNQFKASNRFMDAMLEVTVETNGHNHVELIYDEMKALGYTIKRVY, from the coding sequence ATGGAAAAGAACTATGATGCAAGCTCTACTGTATCCAATATACAGTATATTTTTAATTTTGAAGGTGCTCACAAACGAATCGAGCAAGTACTAAGACCAACCAACCTCATTCATAGCACTTTTTTTAGCTCTTACTGCTCAAACAACGTATACATAAAGCCTGAAAATCTTCAAACCACTGGAGCTTTTAAGATTCGTGGAGCCTATAACAAAATCAGTAAACTAAACTCAGAACAAAAATCTCAAGGGCTTATATCATCCTCTGCTGGCAACCATGCTCAAGGAGTTGCCTATGCTTCAAAAGAGCTTGGAGTCACTGCAACCATTGTCATGCCAAAAACCACTCCACTTATCAAAGTAGAATCCACCAAAAAATACGGCGCAAATATAGTTCTTCACGGAGATTGCTATGATGAAGCCTACGAAGAAGCAAAGCGTCTTGAAAGCAGTGAAAACATGCTGTTCATTCATCCATTTGACGATGCTGATGTGATAGAAGGTCAAGGAACTATAGCCATTGAAATATTAAAAGAAGCTCCAAATCTCGATGTAATTATTGTTCCAGTAGGTGGAGGAGGCTTAATTGCTGGAGTAGCTGCCTGCGCAAAAGCTCTAAATCCTAATATAAAAATTATAGGTGTAGAGCCAGAGGGCGCAAATGCCATGTCTTTATCCATGAAAAATAATAAACTCACTTGCCTAGAAAAAGTATGTACGATAGCTGATGGAGTAGCTGTTAAAAATCCTGGCAATCTAACCTATGAACTAATAAAAACCTATGTGGATGAAATAGTCGAGGTATCCGATTTTGAAATAATGGAGGCATTTTTGCTACTGATGCAAAATCATAAATTAGTTGGAGAAAATTCAGGAGTCCTGCCATTTGCAGCCCTTAGAAAAATCAAAGAAAAAAATAAAAACATAGCCTGCATCATCAGTGGTGGAAACATAGATTTTTTAACTATTTCCTCACTTATCAATCAAGGACTTGTATCTATGGGAAGAATATTTTGTTTTTCTGTAAACCTGCCTGATAAGCCTGGAGAATTGGCTAAAATTTCTAATCTACTAGCAAAATTAGGAGCAAATGTAATCAAGCTCGATCACAATCAGTTCAAAGCTTCAAACAGATTCATGGATGCTATGCTAGAAGTGACAGTAGAGACAAACGGTCATAATCATGTGGAGCTAATATACGATGAAATGAAAGCCCTTGGCTATACCATAAAAAGAGTGTACTAA
- a CDS encoding APC family permease: protein MQQTVKLQPKESQPSNQNLKKQVGALDAITMVIGIVIGSGIFFKSSPVFSNAGSPFLGIMAWIIGGLLTVASALTISEIATAIPKTGGLFVYIKELYSEKWAFLFGWVQSFIYVPGVTAALSIIFVTQATFFIPMSDFTQKILAISLIFFLILVNIASTKIGSKIQVVATIAKLIPIVIIIAFGFMKGTVGGVSEVSKVSLSGASLAGFGSAILGTLWAYDGWVGVANMAGELKNPSKDLPKSIILGLSITMIIYVLINIAIINVIPVDAVIASQTPASDAAVLMFGKSGAILISAGIMISIFGAMNGYLLTGVRVPFAMASEGLFPFADKLSYLHPQSNTPVLAFVLEGALAVLYVMSGSFEVLTTLAMFMVWFFFVMAVAGIFVLRKKFSHLNPAYKVPFYPFVPLVGIAGGIYILLSTLVTDFKTAVLGILITALGVPVYNHITKSKRA from the coding sequence ATGCAGCAAACTGTTAAGCTACAACCAAAAGAATCACAGCCTTCTAACCAAAATCTAAAAAAACAAGTCGGAGCACTTGATGCTATTACTATGGTAATAGGTATAGTAATAGGCTCAGGCATATTCTTTAAATCATCACCTGTTTTTAGCAATGCTGGCTCTCCATTCCTAGGAATTATGGCTTGGATAATAGGAGGACTGCTAACTGTAGCTTCTGCTCTTACAATCAGTGAAATAGCTACAGCAATCCCTAAAACAGGCGGACTTTTTGTATACATAAAAGAATTATATAGTGAAAAATGGGCGTTTTTATTCGGATGGGTACAGTCATTCATCTATGTACCTGGAGTTACTGCAGCTTTATCTATAATTTTTGTAACTCAAGCTACTTTCTTCATTCCAATGTCTGATTTTACTCAAAAAATACTAGCTATATCTTTAATCTTTTTTCTAATTTTAGTAAATATAGCTTCTACAAAAATAGGCAGTAAAATTCAAGTTGTGGCAACTATTGCAAAGCTAATTCCTATAGTAATTATAATTGCTTTTGGCTTTATGAAAGGCACTGTAGGAGGAGTTAGCGAGGTTTCTAAGGTTTCACTTTCTGGAGCTAGCCTTGCTGGATTTGGCTCTGCTATACTTGGAACCCTATGGGCATACGATGGCTGGGTAGGAGTTGCAAACATGGCTGGAGAGCTTAAAAATCCATCTAAAGACCTTCCTAAATCTATAATTTTAGGTCTATCTATAACAATGATAATCTATGTCCTTATTAATATAGCTATAATAAATGTTATCCCTGTGGACGCTGTAATTGCTTCACAAACACCTGCCTCAGACGCGGCTGTGCTGATGTTTGGAAAATCAGGAGCTATTCTTATCTCTGCAGGAATAATGATTTCTATATTTGGGGCTATGAACGGCTATTTATTAACTGGTGTAAGAGTTCCATTTGCAATGGCAAGTGAAGGCTTGTTCCCTTTCGCAGATAAGCTTAGTTATCTTCATCCACAATCTAATACTCCTGTTTTAGCTTTCGTATTAGAAGGAGCATTGGCTGTACTTTATGTTATGAGTGGATCTTTTGAAGTTTTAACTACCTTGGCAATGTTTATGGTTTGGTTTTTCTTCGTAATGGCAGTAGCTGGAATATTTGTCCTAAGAAAAAAATTCTCTCATTTAAATCCAGCCTACAAAGTACCATTTTATCCTTTTGTTCCACTAGTTGGAATAGCTGGAGGAATATATATTCTACTTAGCACCCTTGTAACTGATTTCAAAACTGCAGTTCTAGGAATATTAATTACTGCTCTAGGAGTTCCAGTTTACAACCACATCACAAAATCAAAAAGAGCTTAA
- a CDS encoding phosphodiester glycosidase family protein, which translates to MIKRLFTLTIMMCILLVSSTLSFASSHHYYTSQKFSNGKTAKYVLLNLNATDISPAMGLANNKILAADSLQNIVNTRAIEGKKAFAAVNGTYFSAYNGVPVPYGTIIDKGKLLHIGNYGAVLGITKDKKLVIDNLNIEITGSIDGVENQYYTWGINHPRTEPDAIMIFTPDFASSTQMPDAQNVIVRNGKVSQKNSGNTAIPSDGFVISFNPSMHYLMERFNIGSTVDYTPEFRSTRENATEADYAVWKDVVYAVGAGPSLILNNTITADGTKEGFTEAKINTQRSQRSFVGYREDGRVIIGTVANASITELSQICKELNLKSAMNLDGGASSALLYNGSYKTNPGRNINNALIFFE; encoded by the coding sequence ATGATAAAAAGGCTTTTTACTCTAACAATTATGATGTGCATACTATTAGTATCTTCTACTTTGTCTTTCGCTTCATCTCACCACTATTATACTAGCCAGAAATTCAGCAATGGAAAAACTGCGAAATACGTGTTACTTAATTTAAATGCTACCGATATAAGTCCTGCAATGGGACTAGCAAACAATAAAATTTTGGCGGCTGATAGCCTTCAAAACATCGTAAACACTAGAGCTATTGAAGGTAAAAAAGCTTTTGCCGCAGTAAATGGTACATATTTTAGTGCATACAACGGAGTCCCTGTTCCATATGGAACAATAATAGATAAAGGAAAGCTTCTTCACATTGGAAACTACGGTGCTGTGCTTGGTATAACCAAGGATAAAAAGCTAGTGATAGATAATTTAAATATAGAAATCACAGGAAGCATAGACGGTGTAGAAAACCAGTACTACACTTGGGGAATCAATCATCCTAGAACTGAGCCTGACGCTATTATGATATTTACTCCTGATTTCGCTAGCTCTACTCAAATGCCAGACGCCCAAAATGTAATAGTGAGAAATGGTAAGGTTTCTCAAAAAAATTCAGGAAATACAGCTATCCCAAGTGATGGATTCGTAATATCCTTCAACCCTTCCATGCACTATCTAATGGAAAGATTTAACATAGGCTCTACAGTAGATTATACTCCAGAGTTTCGCTCAACAAGAGAAAATGCTACTGAGGCCGACTACGCAGTATGGAAGGATGTAGTATACGCTGTAGGTGCTGGTCCAAGTCTTATATTAAACAACACTATAACAGCCGATGGTACAAAAGAAGGTTTCACTGAAGCCAAAATCAACACCCAAAGATCTCAAAGAAGCTTTGTCGGCTATAGAGAAGATGGAAGAGTAATAATCGGAACAGTGGCAAATGCCTCAATTACTGAGCTATCTCAAATCTGCAAGGAATTAAACCTAAAAAGCGCTATGAACCTAGATGGCGGAGCTTCTTCAGCTCTTTTGTACAATGGCTCTTACAAAACAAATCCTGGCAGAAATATAAACAATGCATTGATATTTTTTGAATAA
- a CDS encoding cobalamin B12-binding domain-containing protein: protein MSLFVNYNDSRFIDIAQKIFEEQFRRDPKLKAQLDNRRKKLMYDDVVYNISHLMTAVYFSDEKIFENYALCVYELLCNLMKDFDRDRIMQMMVDHYTITAEVLEADAKEMFSEKELEKAVDYLKIAIKVTKEAVTNIELSDSFEKGKYKKLRKEYLDALLKSQTTEAYRIIEDARASGVSLVDIYEEVLSKVLYEVGELWHKSIITVDKEHYATSITQSIMSRFYDEIFNRPRKSKTLLSCAVGSELHEIGVRMLSDMFEYHGWDTIYLGAALPEDAILNAIKEHQPDLVALSVTMQPYLTECESVVLSIRKNFPAIKIAVGGQAFIPTERLWEKWPIDFYSRKAIDLIEWAKENI from the coding sequence ATGAGTCTATTTGTAAACTATAATGATTCAAGATTTATTGATATTGCACAAAAGATTTTTGAAGAGCAATTTAGAAGAGACCCAAAACTCAAAGCACAGCTAGATAATAGAAGAAAGAAGCTTATGTATGATGATGTTGTTTACAATATAAGCCATCTGATGACAGCGGTTTACTTTTCAGATGAGAAGATTTTTGAAAACTATGCTCTGTGTGTGTATGAACTACTTTGCAATCTGATGAAGGATTTTGACAGAGATAGAATAATGCAGATGATGGTTGACCATTATACTATAACTGCTGAGGTGCTAGAAGCTGATGCAAAAGAGATGTTTAGCGAAAAAGAGCTTGAAAAAGCAGTGGATTATCTTAAAATAGCTATTAAGGTTACAAAGGAAGCAGTTACAAATATTGAGCTTTCAGATTCATTTGAAAAAGGAAAGTATAAAAAGCTTAGAAAAGAGTATCTAGATGCCCTTTTAAAGAGTCAAACTACTGAAGCCTATAGAATAATTGAGGATGCTAGAGCCTCTGGAGTATCACTAGTGGATATTTATGAAGAGGTATTGTCAAAAGTATTGTACGAAGTGGGAGAGCTATGGCATAAAAGCATAATAACAGTTGATAAAGAGCATTATGCTACATCAATTACTCAGTCAATAATGTCAAGGTTTTATGATGAAATATTTAATAGGCCTAGAAAGAGTAAGACTCTTTTGTCGTGCGCTGTGGGCAGTGAGCTTCATGAGATAGGGGTAAGGATGCTTTCGGATATGTTTGAATATCATGGTTGGGACACTATTTATTTAGGGGCTGCCCTTCCAGAAGATGCAATATTAAATGCTATAAAAGAGCATCAGCCAGATTTAGTAGCTCTATCTGTAACCATGCAGCCGTATCTTACAGAATGTGAAAGCGTTGTGCTTTCAATTAGAAAAAACTTTCCGGCTATAAAAATAGCAGTTGGAGGGCAAGCTTTTATTCCAACAGAGCGCTTATGGGAAAAGTGGCCAATAGATTTTTATTCTAGGAAGGCTATTGATCTTATTGAATGGGCAAAAGAAAATATCTAA
- a CDS encoding GGDEF domain-containing protein: MDLTGFLLECDKNGKILNVYWNEPTYIVSPYQKRLTDLFSEDATQDLEAMLVKSKDVSEMLYCSKNLELRSPKRQISVCFLASEKSILVHGIDVMELGIESAIPALKKMIYNFMKVLHMYDGKVITDNERIMRFQFEQIQKLNNDLLNTQRQLQKANAQLKRANEVLNNRLVKDALTGLVSRYQYREEIDMLIKTSPEKKGIFTFIDIDDFKRINDNYGHNVGDIYLKIFAKRLSKLNFENAIFMRISGDEFGVYIHGYDEVNDYDIKKVWEEIENKILSSQFEIQDNKHFIYCSAGMAVYAEDTNSVYELIDYADFAMYIAKKSGKNSYRRFNLEQYKSAKN, encoded by the coding sequence ATGGATTTAACAGGATTTTTGTTAGAATGTGACAAAAATGGTAAGATTTTAAATGTATATTGGAATGAGCCGACATATATAGTTTCTCCATATCAGAAAAGATTAACGGATTTATTTTCAGAGGATGCTACTCAGGATTTAGAAGCTATGCTTGTTAAATCAAAAGATGTAAGCGAAATGCTTTACTGCAGCAAAAATTTAGAGCTAAGAAGTCCGAAAAGACAAATTTCAGTTTGCTTTTTAGCATCGGAAAAATCCATTTTAGTTCATGGGATAGATGTTATGGAGCTAGGTATAGAATCTGCTATTCCAGCTTTAAAAAAGATGATTTATAACTTTATGAAAGTTCTTCATATGTATGACGGGAAAGTAATAACCGATAACGAAAGAATCATGAGATTTCAGTTCGAACAGATTCAAAAGCTAAACAATGATTTGCTTAACACTCAAAGACAGCTTCAAAAAGCAAATGCGCAGTTAAAAAGAGCTAATGAGGTCCTAAACAACAGACTAGTAAAGGACGCACTCACAGGGCTAGTAAGCAGATATCAATACAGAGAAGAAATTGATATGCTAATAAAAACCTCGCCAGAGAAAAAAGGTATTTTTACTTTTATTGATATAGATGATTTTAAGAGAATAAATGATAATTATGGTCATAATGTGGGAGATATTTATCTAAAAATATTTGCGAAAAGGTTGTCCAAATTAAATTTTGAAAATGCTATTTTTATGAGAATTTCAGGAGATGAATTTGGGGTGTATATACATGGATATGATGAAGTTAATGATTATGATATAAAGAAAGTATGGGAGGAGATAGAAAATAAAATTCTTTCCTCCCAGTTTGAGATACAAGATAATAAGCATTTTATTTACTGCAGTGCTGGAATGGCTGTGTATGCTGAAGATACTAATAGTGTTTACGAGCTTATAGATTATGCAGATTTTGCAATGTACATTGCTAAAAAAAGCGGGAAAAACTCTTATAGAAGGTTTAATTTAGAGCAATATAAGAGTGCTAAAAATTAA
- a CDS encoding C39 family peptidase, producing MKKILTTILAFTLLSSFSFAFADSTSDYIVIDVPYVSQLYPTRAVVGCEPTALLMALKSKGLTNDITLKDFLDAMPKTTTDPAKGFAGSPYSPSEKIRTTIYPKPLSEYANTYMPSITRDISGSELEDIKKELLSGNPVVIYATMGWVKPFYRQFDIEGEKQWLLRNNHAVLLTGYDAQNQKFYVADPYNKKSPTKPYFYWILESKLKPIYDERKWAIAIGEAPKPPYPESLEDISPDEYKAVSINETSYQGIMFDEDVYLDLALIVQSELDASYSYDSSLRSALISSGNEDYTINFINGSVYKNNSNIGKLSEKKLKLDEKLYLTIQDIELLLTLLK from the coding sequence ATGAAAAAAATCCTAACTACTATTCTTGCATTTACTTTGTTATCAAGCTTTTCATTTGCTTTTGCTGATTCTACTTCAGATTATATAGTAATAGATGTGCCTTATGTTTCTCAGCTTTATCCTACTAGAGCTGTAGTTGGATGTGAGCCTACTGCTCTTCTTATGGCTTTGAAATCAAAAGGTCTAACAAATGATATAACCCTCAAGGATTTTTTAGATGCCATGCCAAAAACTACCACTGATCCAGCTAAAGGCTTTGCAGGCTCTCCATATTCACCTAGTGAAAAAATAAGAACTACAATATATCCTAAGCCACTGTCTGAGTACGCTAACACATATATGCCAAGTATTACTAGAGACATCTCAGGCTCAGAGCTAGAGGATATAAAAAAAGAATTACTAAGTGGCAATCCCGTAGTTATATATGCCACGATGGGATGGGTAAAGCCTTTTTATAGACAATTTGATATAGAGGGTGAAAAGCAGTGGCTCCTTAGAAACAACCATGCAGTTCTTCTGACAGGCTATGATGCTCAAAATCAAAAATTTTATGTGGCTGATCCCTACAATAAAAAATCCCCAACAAAGCCTTATTTCTACTGGATATTAGAATCTAAGCTTAAGCCTATTTACGACGAAAGAAAATGGGCAATTGCAATTGGCGAAGCTCCAAAACCTCCATATCCCGAGTCACTAGAGGATATTTCGCCAGATGAATACAAAGCTGTATCAATAAATGAAACTAGCTATCAAGGCATCATGTTTGATGAAGATGTATATCTAGATCTTGCCCTTATCGTGCAAAGCGAGTTAGATGCTTCATACAGCTATGACTCGTCCCTAAGAAGCGCTCTTATATCCTCAGGTAACGAGGATTACACTATTAATTTTATTAATGGAAGTGTCTATAAAAATAACTCAAATATAGGAAAACTAAGTGAAAAGAAGCTTAAACTAGATGAAAAGCTATATCTTACTATACAAGATATTGAGCTTCTTTTAACACTTTTAAAATAG